CGCCGCCCGCATGGCCCGTCACGGCGGCCAGCCCCGCGAGGCCGACGCCGAGCGCCGCGGCCACGGCCCGCCCGGCCAGCCCCCCCGTGAGGCCGCGCCACACGAGCGCCCCGCGCACCGCCAGCACGAGTCCCGCGCCGATCAGCAACGCGAGCCCCAGCGCCTCGTGGCGCTCCAGGAAGGGCTCGATGCCCGGCAGGTGCTCCACAGCGTGCTCTGCGGCATCCCCCGTCACGTAGGCTCCCAGCGCGCCGAGGGTGGCGATCGCCTGGAGGCCGAGCGCCATCCGTGCCAGGCGGAGCCGCGGCCAGGCAAGGGCCGCTAGGTCAAGGCCAGCCACCACCACCACCAGCGCGAGCGGGAGGTGGACAACCAGGGGGTGCAGGGGCAGCGTGAGTGACATCGACGAATTCCTCTCGGGGCTGGCCTCGCCCGGCAGCGTCCGGGGCGTGCTGGCCGCCAGGGCCTCCCCTCCAGGATACTCGACGGGCCGGGGCCCGGGAAGGCTGACCGGGCCTGGTCCATCGCGCTCTCCAGCGGCGAGGGCGTGGCAGACGCCGCCGCGAGCTCGGCCCCCAAGTCAAGTCCGAGGGCCGTCAAGGCGATGCCTTCGGTCGCGTGGCGAGCCACACGGGCCTCGACGAATTGCTCGGTCCCGCCTCGCTCAGCCGGGACGTGGGTCTGTACCGTCTTGCATTTGCAGCGCCGCAACCCTCGCGAACACCGCGGCTTGGCTTCCTGCGCAATCCCTGAGCCACGGAGGCCGGAACAGGAGCACTTCCCCGATCCCATTCTCGATGTAGCTGTAGGGGTCGATCTGGACCGTCTCGTACCCCGTTGCGACCTCCGCGCCGTGTTGTTCCGCGTAGGCCAGTGCAAATCGAGACGGCTGCTCCGCCGGCGTGAAGCGGTTGTCGTGGTCGCCAATCCGAAATTCAGGCCCGTATTCCAGCTTGGCCCGCTCCTCGCGATAGCCCAGTTGCCAGGCGAGGCGGTTGTGGGCAAAGGCCTCCCTGAGGGCTTCTGAGCCGTGTTGATCGATCCATTCTTGTTGATTCATTTTCATCACTTCAGGGGGCTGTCCGCTGGCGTCTCGAGACGCGGATGACCGGACCCAATCGAAGTCTGCAGGGTGCGGCCTGCCCCGGTACGACCCTCCCGACCGGCGGTCCCAACCATTCGGGCCTTGCACCCCGGTCAGCATACCCGCCCGGCCACAGGTGGCGCCATCTGCTTCGTGTCCTGGAATTTTACGAAAGTCCACCCGAATTGTTGGCAGGCTGTTGGCCCTCAAGAGGAAAGCACGCTCACGTGTGTGTTGTTTCGGAAGGAGTCCACCATGAAGAATCCGGCTTACCCCCTCGGCCTCGTCCTTTCGGCGGCAGTGCTGCTCTCCGGCTGCGCCAAGGAACTGGTCGGGCAGCCGCCCATCAAGATGGTGCAGGCTTCCGCCTCGCTGAAGCGCACCACGGTCGCCCCCAACTCCGGCTCGGTCCGGGTGTCGTTTGCCGGCCTGTCGCCCCGCGCGCGGACCTA
This window of the Candidatus Sericytochromatia bacterium genome carries:
- a CDS encoding DUF2231 domain-containing protein, yielding MSLTLPLHPLVVHLPLALVVVVAGLDLAALAWPRLRLARMALGLQAIATLGALGAYVTGDAAEHAVEHLPGIEPFLERHEALGLALLIGAGLVLAVRGALVWRGLTGGLAGRAVAAALGVGLAGLAAVTGHAGGVLVYEHGAGVKPGLVIPAAPAHGDENHAR